One genomic window of Evansella cellulosilytica DSM 2522 includes the following:
- the rnz gene encoding ribonuclease Z, producing the protein MKVTFLGTGAGIPAKERNVSSIALHLHNDSLFWLFDCGEATQHQILHTPIKLRKINSIFISHLHGDHIFGLPGLLGSRSFQGAETPLTVYGPVGIQHFIETSLKVSTTYLKYPIHFKELENDGVIYEDNEYIVTTQLLEHGIDSYGFRVDQKEQAGSLLMDKVVAAGIPPGPILKDLKVGRSVTLQDGRVFHGEDFIGPPKKGKSVAVLGDTRFSSRSIALCKGVHTLVHEATFAHKDEQIAHEYFHATTEEAAKVAKLSRVEQLILTHISSRYQKDDMKQLLLEAKEVFPQTYIAEDLKTFQI; encoded by the coding sequence ATGAAGGTTACGTTTTTAGGAACTGGTGCGGGTATTCCTGCAAAAGAGAGAAATGTCTCTTCTATCGCACTACACTTACATAATGATAGCTTGTTTTGGTTGTTTGATTGTGGAGAAGCAACGCAGCACCAAATATTACATACACCTATAAAGCTAAGAAAAATAAATAGCATTTTTATTAGTCATTTGCATGGCGATCATATCTTTGGCCTCCCAGGATTATTAGGAAGTCGCTCATTTCAAGGCGCTGAAACACCTTTAACGGTATATGGACCTGTTGGAATACAACATTTTATTGAAACATCTTTAAAGGTGAGCACCACTTATTTAAAGTATCCTATTCATTTTAAAGAGCTCGAGAATGATGGCGTCATATATGAAGATAATGAGTACATTGTTACTACTCAACTACTGGAGCATGGGATTGACTCCTATGGCTTTAGGGTTGATCAAAAGGAACAGGCTGGTTCTTTACTCATGGATAAAGTGGTTGCTGCCGGTATTCCTCCCGGGCCAATATTAAAGGATTTAAAAGTTGGTCGTTCTGTAACGTTACAGGACGGGAGAGTGTTTCATGGCGAAGACTTTATCGGTCCGCCGAAAAAGGGTAAATCTGTAGCGGTTTTAGGAGACACGAGATTTTCTTCTCGTTCGATAGCGCTTTGTAAAGGCGTTCATACGTTAGTACACGAAGCGACTTTTGCACATAAAGACGAGCAGATCGCACACGAGTACTTTCACGCGACTACAGAAGAAGCTGCTAAAGTAGCAAAGCTATCTCGTGTCGAGCAGCTTATCCTTACTCATATTAGCTCTCGATATCAAAAGGATGATATGAAACAGCTATTGTTAGAAGCAAAGGAAGTCTTTCCTCAGACTTATATAGCTGAAGATTTAAAAACCTTTCAAATTTAA
- a CDS encoding membrane protein produces the protein MSPSRILKWVTGGLEAILAIPVLGASIIIGLLWIPLFVMLVLHIITLILTKKDGGKTTGSILGIVTSCVGWIPFVGWVMHVLTAIFLMINASQPDNASANKPSAA, from the coding sequence ATGTCACCTTCAAGAATTTTGAAGTGGGTTACAGGCGGACTTGAAGCGATTCTAGCAATTCCAGTTTTAGGTGCTTCTATCATTATCGGACTTTTATGGATTCCTTTATTTGTTATGTTAGTGTTGCACATCATTACACTTATCTTGACTAAAAAAGATGGTGGAAAAACAACTGGAAGTATTTTAGGTATCGTTACTTCTTGTGTTGGTTGGATTCCTTTCGTTGGATGGGTGATGCACGTTCTTACAGCGATCTTCTTAATGATCAATGCATCTCAACCAGACAACGCTTCAGCTAACAAGCCAAGCGCTGCATAA
- a CDS encoding LLM class flavin-dependent oxidoreductase, with the protein MEIGISTFVETTPDTVTGEVISHAKRLRNVIEEIKLADEVGLDVFGVGEHHREDFAASSPAVILAAAASQTKNIRLTSAVTVLSSADPVRVFQDFATVDGISNGRAEIMAGRGSFIESFPLFGYDLHDYNELFDEKLELLLKIRDSEKVTWKGKHRPAIDHLGVYPRPIQNPLPVWIGSGGNPESVIRAGRLGLPLVLAIIGGSPMQFAPLVELYKRAAAEAGYDPDTLPVASHSHGFIAENTETAADKFFAPTQYVMNVIGRERGWSHYGRATYDAARSFEGALYVGDPKTVAEKIIHLRKNVGITRFMLHVPVGSMPHEDVMNAIKLLGTEVAPIVREEIAKWEKGQ; encoded by the coding sequence ATGGAAATCGGGATTAGTACGTTTGTAGAAACGACACCTGATACTGTGACAGGTGAAGTGATTAGTCATGCAAAGCGTTTACGAAATGTAATTGAGGAAATAAAGCTAGCTGATGAAGTAGGGTTAGATGTATTTGGTGTCGGAGAACATCACCGAGAGGATTTTGCCGCATCTTCACCAGCAGTCATTTTGGCAGCAGCAGCATCACAAACTAAAAATATTCGCTTAACAAGTGCTGTAACAGTACTTTCTTCCGCTGATCCGGTCAGGGTATTTCAAGACTTTGCAACTGTCGACGGAATATCTAATGGAAGAGCAGAAATTATGGCAGGGAGGGGTTCGTTTATCGAATCATTTCCGTTATTTGGCTACGACCTTCATGACTATAATGAGCTTTTTGACGAGAAGCTGGAGCTCCTTTTAAAGATAAGGGATTCGGAAAAGGTCACTTGGAAAGGGAAACACCGTCCAGCAATTGATCATCTCGGTGTATATCCTCGCCCAATTCAAAACCCACTACCTGTATGGATAGGAAGTGGTGGGAACCCTGAATCGGTTATTCGTGCTGGGCGACTTGGGTTACCACTTGTTTTAGCTATAATAGGTGGAAGTCCCATGCAGTTTGCACCGTTAGTCGAGTTGTATAAAAGAGCTGCAGCTGAAGCTGGTTATGACCCAGATACCTTACCCGTAGCATCTCACTCTCACGGATTTATTGCAGAAAATACAGAAACTGCTGCAGATAAGTTCTTTGCACCAACCCAATATGTCATGAATGTCATCGGTAGAGAGCGTGGGTGGAGCCATTATGGGCGTGCTACATATGATGCTGCCCGTAGCTTTGAAGGAGCACTTTATGTTGGCGATCCTAAAACAGTAGCCGAAAAAATTATTCATTTGCGAAAAAATGTTGGAATTACAAGATTTATGCTACACGTTCCGGTAGGATCAATGCCGCATGAAGATGTCATGAATGCAATCAAATTATTAGGAACAGAGGTTGCGCCTATTGTACGAGAAGAAATAGCCAAATGGGAAAAAGGACAATGA